From Zavarzinella sp., one genomic window encodes:
- a CDS encoding MarC family protein, with translation MPELPFQKLFVLLFMMTGPLKVVPSFAHFTRGIEANRRNRIARRAIVFAAAGVILAVFVGFSIMKSWGASPQALAAATGILLLITAIQSLIGWPSPVQSQNDDKSDRIALSPVAFPTILPPFAVGVLILFGAYFPNLNNQLKMIALAFLILILDLIAMRYADQIMNYIGSNVLQVLGAVFGVLQLSLAIQMLFWSFGIPTTML, from the coding sequence TTGCCAGAGTTACCATTTCAAAAATTGTTTGTCCTTCTCTTTATGATGACTGGCCCACTGAAAGTAGTGCCATCGTTTGCTCACTTTACCAGAGGTATTGAAGCTAACAGACGCAACAGAATTGCTCGTCGTGCAATTGTTTTTGCTGCAGCGGGTGTAATACTGGCTGTTTTTGTTGGCTTTTCAATTATGAAATCCTGGGGAGCTTCACCACAGGCTTTGGCTGCCGCAACGGGTATTCTTCTTTTGATAACTGCTATCCAATCACTGATAGGGTGGCCATCACCAGTTCAATCTCAAAACGACGACAAGTCGGACCGAATCGCATTATCACCCGTTGCTTTTCCTACGATTCTACCTCCTTTTGCTGTTGGTGTATTAATATTATTTGGGGCGTATTTCCCAAACTTGAACAATCAATTAAAGATGATCGCATTGGCTTTTTTAATTCTAATTCTTGACCTGATAGCAATGCGCTATGCCGACCAAATCATGAATTACATTGGCTCAAATGTGTTGCAGGTGCTTGGTGCTGTTTTTGGTGTGCTTCAACTATCGTTGGCAATTCAGATGTTGTTTTGGAGTTTCGGAATTCCAACGACGATGTTGTAG